In Streptomyces erythrochromogenes, the DNA window GGCCCTGCAGGGCATCGGCGGGGCGCTGCTGGCGCCCGGCTCCCTGGCCCTGATCCAGGCGTCGATCCGCGCCGAGGACCGGGGGCGTGCGATCGGCCTGTGGTCGGGGTTCGGCGGGGTGGGCGCGGCGGTGGGGCCGTTCCTCGGCGGCTGGCTGGTGGACGGGCCCGGCTGGCGGTGGGTCTTCCTGCTGAACGTTCCACTGGCCGCGGTGTGCGTGCCGGTCACCCTGCGGCACGTACCGGAATCCCGGGACGCGCAGGCGCACGGGCGGTTCGACGTGGCCGGCGCGGCACTCGGCGCGGGCGCCCTGGGGCTGGTCACCTACGCCCTGATCGAGGCCCGGTCCGGATCGCCCGCGGTGATCGCCGCGGCGGTGCTCGGGGTCCTGCTGGGCGCCGCCTTCGTGTACGTGGAGCGGCGGCGGGCCGACCCGATGGTGCCGCCGGACATCTTCGCGTCCCGGCTGTTCACCGCCGTCAACCTCGTCACCCTGTGCGTGTACGCGGCCATCGGAGGGTTCTTCTTCCTCGTCGTGCTCCAGCTCCAGGTGGTGTCCGGGTACTCGGCGCTGGCCGCCGGGGCCGCGATGCTGCCCACGACCCTGCTGATGCTCCTGCTGTCGGCGCGCTCGGGTGAGCTCGGCGAGCGGATCGGACCGCGCATCCCGCTCACGGTGGGGCCGGTGCTGTGCGCCGTGGGGACGCTGCTGATGCTGCGCGTAGGGCCCGCGGCCTCCTACGTACAGGACGTGCTGCCCGCGATGGTCGTGATGGGCATGGGCCTGGTGGCCCTGGTCGCCCCGCTGACGTCCACCGTGCTGGCCTCGGTGGACCCCGGCCGGGCGGGGCTGGCCAGCGGCATCAACAACGCGGCGGCGCGCGTCGCCGGGCTGCTCGCGGTGGCGGCGCTGCCGCTGCTGTCCGGAATGGGGCCCGAGTCGTACCGCTCGGCGACCCAGTTCGACGCCGCGTTCGGGCGGGCCATGCTCTGGTGCACCGGGGCGTTCCTGGCCGGCGCCGCCGTGGCCTGGGCGACCGTACGCTCCCCGGCGTCCGAGGCGTGCCACCCGCAGTGCCACACGTACTGCGCGGTGTCGGCCCCGCCGCTCGAACCCCGCGAACGGGGAGACCGTACGGCGCCGGACTGATCCGCGCGCGCTGGAGGGCGACGGCCGAGATCCCGGGCCGCGCCATCGGCCACGGCGTGAATGTTCCGTGGATGCCACGGGTCCTGACGCGCTGTCCGTTCGCCACCCCGGGCGCGCTGCTGCTCGCCGGGACCGGCGGCTGCGGACCCCCGGCAGGGCGCCGGCGGCGGGGGCGCCGACCTGCTCAGCGCCGTGGCGGCTGGAACCCGCCTCCACCCGGTGCGCCTTCGCCGCGGTCGCCCCGCTGCTCGTGCCGGGCCGGGCCCTGGGCCGGGAACCGGCCGTCGGGGACGCCCGATCGACCGAAAGTTACCTAGACGTATGTAGTGACTTCACACGCGGGCAGCAGTAGAACTCGTTCCCATTCCATCGAGAGTGAGGAACGTCACATGGGTGACAACACCCTGCCCAAAAGAGGCTCCAATGGAATTTCACGCCGCGGATTTCTTGGTAGAACAGGTTCTATAATCGGGGCCGTGGCCCTGGCCGGCCACATCACCCCGGCCCAGGCCGCCGCGGCGGCCGCCGCCCCCGGACCCATCGGCGACGGCGCCCGCGTACCGGTCCTGGTCATCGGCACCGGCTACGGCGGGTCGGTCGCGGCGCTGCGGCTGGCCCAGGCCGGAGTGGACGTGCAGATGATCGAGATGGGCATGAACTGGGACACCCCGGGCCCGGACGGCAAGATCTTCCCGAAGGTGACCAGTCCGGACTACCGCTCGTTCTGGCTCCGTACGCGGACCAAGGCCCCGCTCAGCAACTTCCTCGGATTCCCCATCGACAAGGACGTCCCCAAGTACACGGGGATCCTGGACGCCGAGGACTTCGCCGGCATCACGGTCTACCAGGGCCGCGGCGTCGGCGGCGGTTCGCTGGTCAACGGCGGCATGGCGGTCACGCCCAAGCGCGCGAACTTCGCCTCCGTCCTCCCGTCGGTCGACGCCGACGAGATGTACGACACCTACTACCCGAGGGCCAACGCCGGCCTCGGGGTCGGGATGGTCGACCCGGCCTGGTTCGACACCGCCGACTGCTACCAGTTCTCCCGCGTCGGCCGCAAGCACGCCCAGCGGTCCGGCTTCGCCTGGACCTTCGTACCCGACGTGTACGACTGGGACTACATGAAGCGGGAGGCCGTCGGCACCGCCACCAAGTCCGCCCTGGCCGGGGAGATCCTCTACGGCAACAACCACGGCAAGAAGTCGCTGGTGCAGACGTACCTCGCGCAGGCCAGGGCCACGGGCAGGGTCACCGTCTCGCCGCTGCACGAGGTCACCACGGTCTCCCCCGCCGCGGGCGGCGGCTACACGGTCGCCATCGACCAGATCAACACCACGGGCGACACCGTGGCCACCAAGACCGTCACCGCCGAGCGGGTGTTCTTCGCGGCCGGCAGCGTCGGCACCAGCAAGCTCCTGGTCAAGCTGAAGGCGACCGGGGCGCTGCCGAACCTCAACGGCGAGGTGGGCAAGGGCTGGGGCGAGAACGGGAACGTCATGTGCGGGCGCGCCAACCACATGTGGGACCCGACCGGCAAGCTCCAGTCGACCATCCCCTGCTCCGGCATCGACAACTGGGACGCGGGCGGCGCCTTCGCCGAGGTCGCCCCGCTGCCCACCGGGATCGAGACCTACGCCTCCTTCTACCTGTCGATCACCAAGAACCCCAACCGCGCCGAGTTCACCTGGAACGCGGCCGCGGGCAGGGTCGACCTGAGCTGGCAGACCGCCTGGAAGCAGCCGTCCATCTCGATGGCCAAGACCATCTTCGACAAGATCAACTCGAAGGAGGGGACGATCTACCGGACCGACCTGTTCGGCGCCTACAAGATCTGGAACGACACCCTGACCTACCATCCGCTCGGCGGCGCCGTCCTGGACAAGGCCACCGACAACTACGGCCGTCTGCACGGCTACACCGGCCTGTACGTGATCGACGGCGCGCTGATCCCCGGAAACGCCAGCGTGAACCCGTTCGTCACCATCACCGCGCTCGCCGAGCGCAACATCGAGAAGATCATCGCGACAGACCTCTCGTAGGGCCGCGCCCTCCCCCCAGCGGCCGGGGCCGTTCGGATCGCCGAACGGCCCCTTTTCACGCCCTGCCCCTCTGCACGCCCTGCCGGCTCCGCCCCGCTCAGTGCCCGGGCAGCACGCAGACGCTGTCGAGGCCCAGCACGTGGTTGAGCCGCCCGAAGGCCAGCCAGGACCCGATGCTCATGGTGAGCTCCACGATCTCCAGCTGGCTGTAGTGCGCGGTCATCCGGTCCCAGAACTCTTCGTCGAGCCCGTGGTGGTCGAGGGTGTACCGCTCGGCGTACTCCGCCGCCAGCCGGGTGCGCTCGTCGAACGCGTCGGTGGTGCGCCACTCGGTGACCGCGTCGGCGAACTCCTCCTCGACCTTCTGCCCGTCCCGCTCGGTGCGCCAGTCCAGGCAGAAGACGCACCCGTTGATCTGCGCGACGCGCAGCCGTGCGGCCTCGAACTCGCGCAGCCCGAGGGTGGTGTGGGCGTACACCGACAGGGAGAAGTTCGCGGCGGCCATGCCGATCCCGGGCACCATGTCGCCCCACACGTACTCGATCGGGTGCTGGCCTTCGGGGATGTCGATCCTCATGACGGTTTCCTTCCGAGTCTGCCGGTGGCGGGGCGCAGCGGGACGTCGAGGGCGTCGTAGAGTCCGGGCTCCGCCGCCGCGAGCCAGTCGATGGCGCCGACGAGGCGGCCGACGGCGGTGGCGTTGCCGCCCGCGGAGCGGTTCTCGCCCTCGTCGGCGGCCTCGACGGTGACCTCGATGCGGGGGCGGCCCTCGATGACGACGCGGTGGGCGCCGTCGCCGCCGCCCGGCGGCACCGGCCAGTCCGGTGCGCACGAGGGGTGGATGCGGGTGACGTGCTCGATGACGATGCGGGGCTCGCCGCCGACGACGCCCTGCACCTCGAAGCGGATCGCGCCCTGGGTGCCCGCCTCGAACTCGCCCATGGTGCGGGTGGTCACGGTGGTGTCGAGGGCGCGGCGCTCCGACGTCTCGCGGATCTCGTCGAGTTCGACGCCGAGCGCCCGGGCCATCATCCGTATCTGGCCGCCCCAGACCATCGTCGGGATCGAGGGCATGAGCATCATCGGCTCGAAGTCCATGGGGTGGCCCATGCCGATGAGGTTGCGGACCGAGTCCGGCTGGTCGTAGGTGGAGTAGTCGAAGATCTCCTGGCAGCGGATGGCGTCGACGGTGGTGCCGAGTCCGCTGAGCAGGAGCGGGAGTACGTCGTTGCCCCAGCCGGGGTCGACGCCGGAGGCGAAGAGCGAGCCGCCGCCCTCCGCGACGGCCGCCAGTACCGGGTCGCGGAACTCCGGCGGGGCACTGCGGTGGTCGTAGAGCGGGTAGAGGGCCGGGCTGACGACGACCGCGCCCGCCCGGATCGCACGGGTGATGTCGGCGAGGGCCTCGTCGGGGCGGACGTCCCCGGACGCGGCGTACACCACCGCGCGGGGACGGCCGGCCAGTACGGCTTCGGGGTCGTCGGTGGCCGCGACGCCCAACAGGTGGTCGAGGCCGCCGAGTTCGCCCGCGTCGCGGCCGACCTTGGCTGGATTGTGGACGATGACTGCGGACAGTTCGAGTGCGGGATGGGCCGCGACGGCGCGGATGGCCAGACGGCCGACGTTGCCGGTACCCCAGACAACCGTGGGAATCATGCGCGGAGGGTAGCCACCGCCTCCGCACCTTTCCATAGCCGCGCGGCCCCGACTCGCCCGCTCCGGGCGGTTACTGGTTCTGGCCACCCAGGACGAAGAGGAGGTAGACGAAGAAGGCGAAGAGGTGGCCCACGAAGAGGTAGGCGATCAGCCGGATGATCAGGCCGCGCGGGAACTTGGCCTCGAAGCGCGCACGTACGCCGACGGGCTCGTCTGCAGGGGGCACGGGGGTCATGGGTGGGCTCCTCGCCTATCGGTGGTGCGTGGTGGTCGCGGCCCCGCCGAGGCACAGCCCGGCGAGGCTGCTCTGGAGCAGGGTGTGGACGAACAGCAGGTCGGCTCCGTTCGGGGAGGCGGCGCCGATGCGGTGCGGGGTGAGGGAGTCGAAGTGGGCACTGTCTCCCGGCTCCAGCAGGTATTCGGCCTCGCCCAGGTGCAGGCGCAGCCGCCCCTGAAGGACGTACAACCATTCCTCGCCGGGATGGACGCGGACCAGTTCGTCCGGTCCGCGGCCGTGCGGCACGTGGACGCGCAGCGCCTGCATCCCGCGCCCGGCGCCGCCCGCCTGCCAGTACGTCCAGCCGTCGGCCTCGCGGGCACCCGGACCGCCGGCCCGTACGATGGGATCGGCGACGGCAGGGGTCTCGCCGAGCAGCTCGGAGACCGTCGTGCCGTAGGTGCGGGCGAGCCCCAGCAGGAGCGGCAGCGAGGGCTGGCGCCGGCCGGTCTCCAGCCGGGACAGGTGGGCGGGCGACAGCCGGGCCCGCGCGGCGGCGGCCTCCAGGGTGAGGCCGGCACGGCGGCGCAGCTCACGCAGCTGCGGCGCCACGGCGGGCAGCTCGTCGACCACGTCGTCCGGGCGGTCGGGTGCGGGACCGGGGTTCATGCCCCGATTGAGCCAGAATCTTGCCTTCCTGGCAAACCTCCTTGCCTCTGAGGCAAAACGACGGCTACCACCAGCGGACCGGGTACCGGCCCGCTGCCGGGTGCGTGCGGGAGGCGGCGACACCTCCGAGGACGAGGACCACCGTCGCGCCGAACAGCAGCGGGACGAACCGCAGGGGTGCCGGGGTCTGCAGCACGACGACGACGGCGGTGGCGCAGGCGGGTGAGTGCGGGGTCCGGGCGAGGGTCGTGGCGGCGAAGGTCAGACCTCCCGCCAGGGCCGCGCTCCAGGGGGCGCTCGGAGCCGCGGCGAGGACCGCGTAGCCGGCTCCGGCGCCCAGGAGGTGTGCGACGACGACGGTCCGGGGCTGGGCGGTGGGCAGGGCGGGGGTGTGGTGGAGGACGGCGGCACTGGCGGCCAGGGACGGTATGAGGACCGGTTCGCCGATCATCGTGCCGACGGCCGCGAGGGCGAGGAGGACCGCGGTGACAGCGCCGGTGCGATGGAGGACCGCGACCGCGCCGGCCCGGGCACGGTGCAGGCGCCCGGACCCGGGCCCCTTCGGGGGCGTTGTGCCGCAGGGCGCCTCCGGGCCGGCAGACGGCCGGCGGGTCAGCACGGAGTCGAGGTCCACGATGGCGGCTCCTGGCGTGTCGGGGTGCGGCCGCCGTCACGGCGGTCACGGCAGTCGCGGCAGTCACGGCGGTCGCGTTCAGCGCCATGACGGGGCGGGCCCGTCGTGGCCGTGCCAGCCGTCCGGGGCCGGCACGTGGACAACCACCCTGGCCCGCTCGTCTATCGCCGGTCTATGACGGTTCGCCGGTCCGGCCTGCACCACCGGCCGCCGGCCCCCGGCTGTCCTCAGGAGGCGTTCCGCCGGCCCAGCACCGTCTCGACGGTGTCGGCCTGCTCCGCGTCCTTGTCCGGGCGGTGCCTCACCACCCGCGCGAAGCGGAGAGCCACTCCGGCCGGGTAGCGCGTCGAGCGCTGCAGTCCGTCGTAGGCGATCTCCACCACCAGCTCGGGGCGCACCCGTACGGTGAAACCGTCGTCCGAGGTGGCGAGCGCCCGCAGCGCCTCCGTCTGCCAGCGCAGCATCTCGTCCGTGAGGCCCTTGAACGTCTTGCCGAGCATGGCGTAGGTGCCGTCGGCGGCCCGGGCCCCCAGGTGCAGGTTCGAGAGCAGTCCGGTGCGCCGCCCGTGGCCCCATTCGGCGGCGAGCACGACCAGGTCCAGGGTGTGCACCGGTTTCACCTTCAGCCAGTGCCTGCCGCGCCGGCCGGCCGCGTACGCCGATTCCAGGGCCTTGACGACCACGCCCTCGTGGCCGCGGCGCAGGGTCTCGGCCCAGAACTCCACGGCCTCGGCCTCCTGGGCCGCCGGGTCCCGTACCTCCAGGCGGCGCACCCGGGCGCCCTCGGGCACGAGGGCGGCGAGGGCCGCGTACCGCTCGCGGACGGGGAGGTCGAGCAGGACGTCGCCGGCGGCGGCAAGGACGTCGAAGAAATAGGGGACCACCGGCAGCGTCCGCCGGGCGGCGGCCACGTCCACCCGGGAGCCGACCCGGCTCGCGATCTCCTGGAAGGGGACGGGGCGGCCGTCCGCGGTCTGCCCGATGACCTCCCCGTCGAGGATGAACCGCTCCCCCGGCAGCGACCTGGCCAGTTCGGCGACCTCCGGCAGTCTCCCGGTGATCTCGTCGAGGGAGCGCGTGTAGACCCGTACGTCGTCCCCCTCGCGGTGGACCTGCACGCGGATCCCGTCCAGCTTCTCCTCCACCGCGCACGGGCCGAGCGCGGCCAGCGCCTCGGCGACCGATCCGGCCGTGCCCGCCAGCATCGGCTGGACGGGCCGCCCCACCCGCAGGGTCACGGTGCGCAGCGCCTCGGCGCCGTCGGCGAGCACCGCCTCGGCGACGCGGGGCAAGGAGCCGTCCAGCATCACCGCCCGGCGCAGCTCGGCCGCGGGTACCCCGGCGGCCGCGGCCACGCCCTCCAGGGCCACGGCGTCGAGCGCGCCCTGGCGCACCTCGCCCGAGAGCAGGCTGCGCAGGAAGGCCTGCTCGGCCTCGGTGGCCGCGCCGAGCAGCCCGGCGACGATCGCGCTGCGCCGGGCGGCGGACCCGGCGCCGGCCTGCGCCGCGAGGCCGCTGACCGCCTCGTCGACATCGCGGACGGTGAGGGTGGGCTGCGCTGCCGGTGCGGTCTCCTGGGCCAGGGTGCGCCAGCCGATGCCGGGACGGCCCTGCGGGAGGCGTCCGGAGAGGTAGGAGATGACCAGCCCGGCCTCCTCGGGGGGAGCGGCGGCGAAGAGCTCCGCGAGCAGCGCGGTCTTGCGGGACCGGGCGGAAGTGGCGGCGACTTCCCGTGACACGCGAGCGACCTCGGCCAGCAGCATGCGGCCATCCTGCCGCCCGGCGGCGAGGTGCGCAGGTCGGACGCCCGTACCGCAGGTGCGGTACATGACGGCTGCGGCCTAGTCCCTGAGAAGGTCGCCGGTTCCGCCTGTGGGTGCTCGGAGGCCGGGTACCGGGCGTTTAGGGTGCCCGTATGAAGCTCCGAATGCCCCGGCGCCGCCGAGACCGCCTGCTCTCGGGCGCCGCCGCGCTGGCCGTCGTGGCGGGTGCCGGTACGTGGACGGCCTCGTCCGCGTCCGGCGACGCGCCCGCCGTGCACCGCCAGGACCAGGTCCTGAAGATGCCCGGTGCCGACATCGACACCTCCTACTTCCTCGCACGCGGCGGGGAGGGCGACAGGGGGAAACGTCCGGCCGTGCTCCTCGGACACGGCTTCGGGGGCAGCAAGGACGACGTCCGTGAACAGGCCGAGCGGCTGGCCCGCGACGGCTACGCCGTCATGACCTGGTCGGCGCGCGGCTTCGGCCGCTCCGGCGGCCGGATCGGGCTGAACGACCCCGAGCACGAGGTCAAGGACGTCTCCCGGCTCATCGACTGGCTGGCGGCCCGGCCCGAGGTACGGCTCGACGCGGACGGTGACCCGCGCGTCGGGGTGTCGGGAGCCTCCTACGGCGGGGCCGTCTCGCTGCTGGCCGCCGGTCACGACCGGCGCGTGGACGCGATCGCCCCGGAGATCACCTACTGGAACCTCGCGGACTCCCTCTTCCCGGGCGGCGTCTTCAAGAAGCTGTGGTCCGGCATCTTCTTCACGACGGGCTCGGCCGCCGGGATGCAGCAGCCGGGGACGGCGCCGCAGGACGTCGGCGGCGGCGGACGGCCGCAGGACGCCGGGGCCGGACGGCCTGAGGCCGGCGCCGCAACAGGTGCCGCGACCGGGTCCGGTCCCCAGGACGGCACCCCGACCGGTCCCGGCTGCGGGAGGTTCACCCCCGAGCTGTGCGCGATGTACGAACGCGTCGCCGTGGCCGGGAAGCCCGACGCCGAGGCCCGCACCCTGCTGGAACAGCGCAGTCCGTCGGCGGTCGCCGACCGGATCAAGGTGCCGGCCCTCATCGTGCAGGGCCAGGACGACTCCCTCTTCCCGCTGGACCAGGCCGACGCGATGGCCGCGGCCATCGCGGCGAACGGCGCACCCGTGTCGGTGGACTGGGCGGCCGGCGGACACGACGGCGGCATGCGCGAGGCGGACCGGGTGGAGGCCCGCGTGGCAGCCTGGTTCGACCGCCACCTCACGGGCGACGAGAGCGCGGACACCGGCCCGGCGTTCCGGGTCTCGCGCTCCGGCGGCATCGACTCCACCGACGGCGAGGTGATACTGCGCGGCGCGAGCGGCGACCGCTACCCGGGGCTGGCTTCCGGCCCCAGGGAGTTCGCCCTGACGGGACGGGAGCAGACCTTCACCAACCCGGCGGGCGGCGCGCCCCCCGCGCTGTCCTCCCTGCCCGGCATCGGCGGGCAGCTCGCCTCCTTCGGGGCCGGGCTCTCGCTGGACTTCCCCGGCCAGAACGCCCGCTTCGAGTCGGCGCCGCTGGACGAGGACCTGCAGATCACCGGAACCCCGACCGTAACCCTGAAGGTGAGGTCGACGGCTGCGGACGGTTCGGCCGTGCTGTTCGGCAAGGTGTACGACGTGGGGCCCGACGGGCGGCAGCAGGTGCTGCCCTCCCAGCTGGTCGCCCCGCTGCGGGTGGAGAACGCGCAGCAGGGCACGACCGTGCGGCTGAGGCTGCCCGCGATCGACCACTCCGTCGCGGCGGGACACCGTCTGCGGCTGGTGGTCGCCGCCACGGACCTCGGCTACGCGACTCCGGCCGCGACGGCCGCCTACACGGTCTCGCTGGACGGCCCCCTGGCCGTGCCCGTCGCGCCGCAGGTGCGGACCGCCACGGCGGGGATGCCCGCCTGGGCCTGGGGGCTGCCGCTGGGTGCGCTGGCACTGGCCGCGGCACTGCTCGGGTTCCGCCGGCCCGGCCGGGGCGCCGCCGGAGCGCGGGCCGGCGTACCGCAGCCGGACCCGGCGCTGGCCGACGTACCGCTGCAGATCACGGGACTGACCAAGCGGTACGCGAAGTCGCAGGACCGGTACGCGGTCCGGGACCTGTCGTTCCGGGTGGAGAAGGGGCAGGTACTGGGGCTGCTCGGGCCCAACGGGGCCGGGAAGACCACCACCCTGCGCATGCTGATGGGGCTGATCTCGCCGGACGCCGGGGAGATCCGGGTGTTCGGGCACGCGGTGCGGGCCGGGGCGCCGGTCCTGTCGCGGGTCGGGGCCTTCGTGGAGGGCGCGGGCTTCCTGCCGCACCTGACGGGCCGCGCCAACCTGGAGCTGTACTGGCAGGCCACCGGCCGCC includes these proteins:
- a CDS encoding MFS transporter translates to MTVPAESPDTSPEPAVALASARGRWILLTTVLGSTMAMLDGTVVNVALPRIGEDLDADLAVLQWTVNAYLLTLAGLILVGGSLSDRFGRRRIFTLGVVWFAVGSLLCGIAPNAGVLIAARALQGIGGALLAPGSLALIQASIRAEDRGRAIGLWSGFGGVGAAVGPFLGGWLVDGPGWRWVFLLNVPLAAVCVPVTLRHVPESRDAQAHGRFDVAGAALGAGALGLVTYALIEARSGSPAVIAAAVLGVLLGAAFVYVERRRADPMVPPDIFASRLFTAVNLVTLCVYAAIGGFFFLVVLQLQVVSGYSALAAGAAMLPTTLLMLLLSARSGELGERIGPRIPLTVGPVLCAVGTLLMLRVGPAASYVQDVLPAMVVMGMGLVALVAPLTSTVLASVDPGRAGLASGINNAAARVAGLLAVAALPLLSGMGPESYRSATQFDAAFGRAMLWCTGAFLAGAAVAWATVRSPASEACHPQCHTYCAVSAPPLEPRERGDRTAPD
- a CDS encoding DUF6629 family protein, translating into MDATGPDALSVRHPGRAAARRDRRLRTPGRAPAAGAPTCSAPWRLEPASTRCAFAAVAPLLVPGRALGREPAVGDARSTESYLDVCSDFTRGQQ
- a CDS encoding NAD(P)H-dependent amine dehydrogenase family protein, encoding MIPTVVWGTGNVGRLAIRAVAAHPALELSAVIVHNPAKVGRDAGELGGLDHLLGVAATDDPEAVLAGRPRAVVYAASGDVRPDEALADITRAIRAGAVVVSPALYPLYDHRSAPPEFRDPVLAAVAEGGGSLFASGVDPGWGNDVLPLLLSGLGTTVDAIRCQEIFDYSTYDQPDSVRNLIGMGHPMDFEPMMLMPSIPTMVWGGQIRMMARALGVELDEIRETSERRALDTTVTTRTMGEFEAGTQGAIRFEVQGVVGGEPRIVIEHVTRIHPSCAPDWPVPPGGGDGAHRVVIEGRPRIEVTVEAADEGENRSAGGNATAVGRLVGAIDWLAAAEPGLYDALDVPLRPATGRLGRKPS
- a CDS encoding DUF6126 family protein, translated to MTPVPPADEPVGVRARFEAKFPRGLIIRLIAYLFVGHLFAFFVYLLFVLGGQNQ
- a CDS encoding ATP-dependent DNA ligase, with the translated sequence MLLAEVARVSREVAATSARSRKTALLAELFAAAPPEEAGLVISYLSGRLPQGRPGIGWRTLAQETAPAAQPTLTVRDVDEAVSGLAAQAGAGSAARRSAIVAGLLGAATEAEQAFLRSLLSGEVRQGALDAVALEGVAAAAGVPAAELRRAVMLDGSLPRVAEAVLADGAEALRTVTLRVGRPVQPMLAGTAGSVAEALAALGPCAVEEKLDGIRVQVHREGDDVRVYTRSLDEITGRLPEVAELARSLPGERFILDGEVIGQTADGRPVPFQEIASRVGSRVDVAAARRTLPVVPYFFDVLAAAGDVLLDLPVRERYAALAALVPEGARVRRLEVRDPAAQEAEAVEFWAETLRRGHEGVVVKALESAYAAGRRGRHWLKVKPVHTLDLVVLAAEWGHGRRTGLLSNLHLGARAADGTYAMLGKTFKGLTDEMLRWQTEALRALATSDDGFTVRVRPELVVEIAYDGLQRSTRYPAGVALRFARVVRHRPDKDAEQADTVETVLGRRNAS
- a CDS encoding HPP family protein, whose product is MDLDSVLTRRPSAGPEAPCGTTPPKGPGSGRLHRARAGAVAVLHRTGAVTAVLLALAAVGTMIGEPVLIPSLAASAAVLHHTPALPTAQPRTVVVAHLLGAGAGYAVLAAAPSAPWSAALAGGLTFAATTLARTPHSPACATAVVVVLQTPAPLRFVPLLFGATVVLVLGGVAASRTHPAAGRYPVRWW
- a CDS encoding alpha/beta fold hydrolase; protein product: MKLRMPRRRRDRLLSGAAALAVVAGAGTWTASSASGDAPAVHRQDQVLKMPGADIDTSYFLARGGEGDRGKRPAVLLGHGFGGSKDDVREQAERLARDGYAVMTWSARGFGRSGGRIGLNDPEHEVKDVSRLIDWLAARPEVRLDADGDPRVGVSGASYGGAVSLLAAGHDRRVDAIAPEITYWNLADSLFPGGVFKKLWSGIFFTTGSAAGMQQPGTAPQDVGGGGRPQDAGAGRPEAGAATGAATGSGPQDGTPTGPGCGRFTPELCAMYERVAVAGKPDAEARTLLEQRSPSAVADRIKVPALIVQGQDDSLFPLDQADAMAAAIAANGAPVSVDWAAGGHDGGMREADRVEARVAAWFDRHLTGDESADTGPAFRVSRSGGIDSTDGEVILRGASGDRYPGLASGPREFALTGREQTFTNPAGGAPPALSSLPGIGGQLASFGAGLSLDFPGQNARFESAPLDEDLQITGTPTVTLKVRSTAADGSAVLFGKVYDVGPDGRQQVLPSQLVAPLRVENAQQGTTVRLRLPAIDHSVAAGHRLRLVVAATDLGYATPAATAAYTVSLDGPLAVPVAPQVRTATAGMPAWAWGLPLGALALAAALLGFRRPGRGAAGARAGVPQPDPALADVPLQITGLTKRYAKSQDRYAVRDLSFRVEKGQVLGLLGPNGAGKTTTLRMLMGLISPDAGEIRVFGHAVRAGAPVLSRVGAFVEGAGFLPHLTGRANLELYWQATGRPAEDSHMAEALEIAGLGDALERAVRTYSQGMRQRLAIAQAMLGMPDLLILDEPTNGLDPPQIREMRDVMIRYAAGGRTVIVSSHLLSEVEQSCTHLVVMDRGQRVAAGEVAEITGGGDTLLVTLAEPVDEVAVEKVAALEGVGSVVAADDGLLVRLEGATAAALIAELVRLEVPVTGVGPHRRLEDAFLTLIGGAA
- a CDS encoding carboxymuconolactone decarboxylase family protein, which translates into the protein MRIDIPEGQHPIEYVWGDMVPGIGMAAANFSLSVYAHTTLGLREFEAARLRVAQINGCVFCLDWRTERDGQKVEEEFADAVTEWRTTDAFDERTRLAAEYAERYTLDHHGLDEEFWDRMTAHYSQLEIVELTMSIGSWLAFGRLNHVLGLDSVCVLPGH
- a CDS encoding helix-turn-helix domain-containing protein → MNPGPAPDRPDDVVDELPAVAPQLRELRRRAGLTLEAAAARARLSPAHLSRLETGRRQPSLPLLLGLARTYGTTVSELLGETPAVADPIVRAGGPGAREADGWTYWQAGGAGRGMQALRVHVPHGRGPDELVRVHPGEEWLYVLQGRLRLHLGEAEYLLEPGDSAHFDSLTPHRIGAASPNGADLLFVHTLLQSSLAGLCLGGAATTTHHR
- a CDS encoding GMC oxidoreductase, encoding MGDNTLPKRGSNGISRRGFLGRTGSIIGAVALAGHITPAQAAAAAAAPGPIGDGARVPVLVIGTGYGGSVAALRLAQAGVDVQMIEMGMNWDTPGPDGKIFPKVTSPDYRSFWLRTRTKAPLSNFLGFPIDKDVPKYTGILDAEDFAGITVYQGRGVGGGSLVNGGMAVTPKRANFASVLPSVDADEMYDTYYPRANAGLGVGMVDPAWFDTADCYQFSRVGRKHAQRSGFAWTFVPDVYDWDYMKREAVGTATKSALAGEILYGNNHGKKSLVQTYLAQARATGRVTVSPLHEVTTVSPAAGGGYTVAIDQINTTGDTVATKTVTAERVFFAAGSVGTSKLLVKLKATGALPNLNGEVGKGWGENGNVMCGRANHMWDPTGKLQSTIPCSGIDNWDAGGAFAEVAPLPTGIETYASFYLSITKNPNRAEFTWNAAAGRVDLSWQTAWKQPSISMAKTIFDKINSKEGTIYRTDLFGAYKIWNDTLTYHPLGGAVLDKATDNYGRLHGYTGLYVIDGALIPGNASVNPFVTITALAERNIEKIIATDLS